A window of Deltaproteobacteria bacterium contains these coding sequences:
- the fliM gene encoding flagellar motor switch protein FliM, whose translation MNQVLSQDEINALLRGLSDGEIEPEDTAAESKDQSGARHYDLASQERIIRGRMPTMELIHDRFARAFRTGLSKFLGRSCFINVGGIEIVKFGLFMKKLPLPSSLHIYRMPPLQGYALLVVSTPLVFGIVDSLFGGTGAGKVKIEGREYTSIETRLIGKVVMMALEILKDAWAPIHPVDFIYVRSEFNPLAIAIVPPTDVVIIVTIEVELEQESTSITFCTPYSTIEPLRQKLSTGFQSTRLEVDTSLYRRMERNLRASETHLSVELCHGEMKAKDLVALKVGDIIPLSSNPTDEALIKVEGILKYKGYVGTYRGSRAVRVSGAANDEIAM comes from the coding sequence ATGAACCAGGTTTTAAGTCAGGACGAAATTAATGCGCTTCTACGCGGTCTATCAGACGGAGAGATAGAACCCGAGGACACGGCAGCAGAGTCAAAAGATCAGAGTGGAGCGCGCCATTACGATCTTGCGAGCCAAGAGAGGATCATTCGTGGGCGAATGCCCACCATGGAACTAATTCACGACCGCTTCGCGCGCGCTTTTCGCACCGGTCTCTCCAAATTTTTAGGCCGCTCCTGCTTTATCAATGTTGGCGGAATTGAAATTGTAAAATTCGGCCTCTTCATGAAAAAGCTTCCTCTCCCATCGAGTTTGCACATTTACCGCATGCCGCCACTACAGGGCTATGCGCTCTTAGTAGTATCGACCCCTCTAGTGTTTGGCATAGTGGACAGCCTTTTTGGCGGAACAGGCGCGGGTAAAGTTAAGATAGAAGGCCGAGAATACACTTCGATAGAAACGCGGCTGATCGGCAAAGTCGTGATGATGGCACTTGAAATTCTAAAGGACGCCTGGGCGCCTATTCACCCAGTAGATTTTATATATGTGCGCTCCGAGTTTAATCCTTTGGCAATAGCCATAGTGCCTCCTACCGACGTCGTAATTATCGTGACCATTGAAGTCGAACTTGAGCAGGAAAGCACATCAATTACCTTTTGCACACCCTATTCTACTATCGAGCCTCTTAGGCAAAAGCTTTCAACCGGCTTTCAGAGCACCCGCCTAGAGGTAGACACAAGTCTATATCGCAGGATGGAGCGCAATCTTCGCGCCTCTGAAACACACTTAAGCGTAGAACTCTGCCACGGCGAGATGAAGGCTAAGGATCTAGTAGCCCTTAAGGTTGGCGACATAATTCCGCTTTCTAGCAATCCCACCGATGAGGCTCTCATAAAAGTGGAAGGCATTCTAAAGTATAAGGGTTATGTCGGCACCTATCGCGGAAGTCGAGCAGTGCGCGTAAGTGGTGCCGCAAACGACGAGATTGCGATGTAG